Genomic segment of Pochonia chlamydosporia 170 chromosome 1, whole genome shotgun sequence:
GAGAAGTGACGAATGCGGCTAACCTGGATGGACGAGTTTTAAAGGGTCAAAGGGTCTTTCTCACTCACAGTGCACATGTCTAAGAAAGACTTGGAACATTTTGGTCTTCTTTGGTCAAGTGGAGGAGCGATGACGGCActgggacatggaccagacggatGATAGCAGACCAGAATGGAGACAGATGCTGGAGACACTCCCTCGACTCTCCGCCAAACAAAGCTGCTGCGTGTGTCCATCACAGTTGATGGTGGGATGgagctcaaggtcaaggagctcCCGGCAGTAGGCAATGCCAAACCGACTTGCtgctgacatggacatggatgcatcatgtcaagttcaCCTCCAGTCCAAACCAGCAACCCGAAAACATCTCGACTGACCAGATCGCCGTCGCCAATCCCGCACCGCCCTGACCAGCTCGCAGCTTGGCGCCCCCTCCCCTGTATTCTTGGTCCCTCTGCTGCAGATTGCCCCACTAACAGCGGGGAAGCTCCAGAttgttgccaccagactccctTGCGACTCAGTGGATGTCGCCTCTGCCGCCGGGGAAGCCGCCGCTCCCAGCGAGCACAAGCATCATTGATGGAGCATTTGAGACAAGAAAGTGTTGAGAGCTGCTGTAGGCAAAGAGCATCCATTGATAACACATGTAGTGATAAGCGGTGTCTGTGTAGAAGAAAGTAACGAATTGATGCGATACTGTAATAACTACCGTAAATATCGGGCAATTTAAGCACCGGGATACGGGGCACCATGATGGTCAATCAGCCCAAGATCCATAGTGTCCAAGaatccatcaccaccgcGGCAAACTCATCCATCTCCGCGACAAAAATCTACGACACAGAAAAATTCATGGGACAATCGCTCTTCCAGATTATGCTTCCATTACCCGACGGCTCTAAGCTTGCCAAATGCTCCACGTTTTTCTTTTATCTCGGTGCCTATTTCTTCTCCGATCGCGGCTCCTCGCTGTTGAAAGCAGGTAGGTGTCTCGAAGTTGTAGATCAAAACGTATGTGTGCTGGTCATGGTTGGAGAAATGTTGAATTTCATTCATGCTTGTCTATCTCTCTTTCCATTTTGTTTATTTTATTTCCTTAATTTATGTATCTTCTTGTCCCCTCTAGCATCCTCTTGGCGTAGGCGTAGATTCTTCCTGTAGATTTCTTGGCACATCCATGCGGTGGCAAACCACTGAAAGTTGGTCGACAAGAATTGCAGCCTGGTTGATTGAGTCGGCTTCGTCGCCGAACTCCCCGGTCCACATCCAACCGTGAAGTGAAAGGAGTCCAGCCAGGATATTGATCACTTGTGGACTCTTTGACAGTCAAATCGCAATAGTCGGTTTATCAGTTTGTACCACTACAAGCCAATTATTTTATCTTCATACACTTAGTCAATGCCATTGCTATCACGAGTCTAGATATATCCTAGCAACTATCTCAGTTCAGATTCGCCAAGTTCCATAGCCAGAACCCCCTCCACGAAGGCCTGAGATCAGAGTCGAATAGAATTCCCCAGCCTTCACCATATTATTACCATACCACTACGGTACCAATGATTCACTGTAGACATGCCACTCAGATCCTCTATAGACACAGCAGGATTATTGCTGAGTCCATTGCCTCGACAACTCAGCCAGCGAGACGCAAGCCCATCAAGGCAAGAAAAGTTATATCACCATCCACATGCAAGATATTCATACAACCAGCAAGCATGTCacatcaattcatcaatCATATATGTCACGGCTCCAACTCCCCATCACACCGCGAATCAACCAATATAACCACCGTAATCGTAGCAGCATACGCTTCCCGTATAGCACACGCCATACTACCAGCAGTTAGCAAGGCCCAAATCCCGTCCAAATaacgcaaagcaaaacaaaagcGTGGAAAGAGTGAAAAGAAAACTCACCATGTCTTCCGTATATCAGCCACCACAGCACTCAACCCCCAATGCGAGCACCACGCCCTCGCCAACACCTCATTGTCCGCCACCCCATACGCCTCCACAACAAGCACCTtctcgtcatcgccatcatcatcaataaAATCAAAGTCCTCGTCATACCCCATATTCAGAAGCGGCGGCGCAGGACTAGACCTCGCACTGGTAGACCCCTTCCTCAGATTCTTGTAATACAGGCCTCCCCAATCCCTCACGCGGACAACCTCATCCGCCGTGACCACGCGGTACACGTAGTCGAAGAACAGCGGGTGCGGGGGCTGCGAGCACGGCCAGGCCATCACAAAGGACACATCGTACATGAGCCTCAGGGGCCAGGACATGCCGTCTATGGCAAACTGCACGGTTGCGTCGAACAGCCGCGGGCCAGGATTGGAGGTTGCCTCGTCGGCCATTGTGACGACAGGCTTGAAACCCGCGAGTTCGATGCGCACCGTGTCCACTTCCAGGGACTCTTCGTCCGGCACGACGAGGGTGTACTCGTCTATGGGGTAGGACTGGGCGGTAGGGCCGAGGGGGTCTGATCTGTCCTTCATGTCCTCCACGTCCGAGGGGCTCATGCGGCGGTCCATCTGTTTGGGGCGGCGGGTGCGGATGCGTGCGATTTGCGAGCGGCCCAGATCGCTGGTTGGCCGGGCTGGGCCGATCCAGCCTGCTACGCTGCGGCATGTTGGGGCGAGGACTTTGCCGACAATGCAGCTTGCTGACCAGTATGTATGGCTATTACGGTACTGGAAGCCGCTTTGCGGGTGGAGGTGGGAGAGGAGAGCGAGGTCGTCGGTTGCCGAGTCGGGATCCAGGTCGATGAGGGTGTTCATGATGAGGAACGGGAATGTGGGCTGTGTTTTGTCAGAGACTGATAATGAGGCGTTGAATGAGATAGTAACATACTCCCGGTAGTACGAGACCGCTAAAGAATGCAAAAGCGTCAGAGCTAATTGCGTCTAAACGAAACTCTTCATCGTGAACCCTCAAGTTCTCCATGGTGGCATTCAAATTCGGCCACTTCATGGCTTGGGCGAACCGCTTCAGAACTTTGACCTGTCTCTTTTTCAACTTGTACCGCAGATTTGCTGCATTCGTTAGCActcttctgcttcagcacagccaacacaTGCATGGGAGCAGAATAAACATTAACTCACTCTGTTCCGGCGTCCCCCCAAACCCATCAACCCGCACATGCTCCCTCCACCTCCTCGCCAACGCCAAATTCCACCGAATAGTCGGCGGAATCTGACCCAACAGCCTCTCCCTCGCCCACTCCCCATGGCTCCTCGAATGGATCCTCAAATCCAGCTCCAAACTCAGCAGCAGCTGGTGGAAAAACTTGCGATACACATCAGGATTGATATCCTCCGGGTTGAATATAAATCTCGTAACGACCTGGTTCTTTGGTTCTGTAAAGTCAATCCAGTCCGGCCGCGACAAGACGAGCAGCAAATCGGTTATTTGCTTATCAAGAGTCTTGTGCGGGTTGAGGATGCGCTCCGGGTCACGAAGCATCCGCTTGTACAGAATCCTGTACAAGAggttctcgtcgtcgtcttccaagcCTGCTTGAAGTTCTTTTAGGCGCTCCAAAATGCGGGACAGGTCCATGCTGCGCGGGAGGACACCCGAGTCTCGAAGGGCGATGCTCGGCGGAAGGGAAGACGACATGGATACCCATTGGTTGAGGGTTATAGTTCCTGGTCGTTGGCCGTATAAGAATGCGCAGCTGGGTTGTTCTAATGACTCCCAGGGTGCAGACGGCCTGCCTGGGCCCTGAAGGCGTAGTGTCATGAGcgaggacatggagtcatGGAGACTTATGGCGTCCGAGTCGTCAGGTCGACTGCTCGATGTTGTCGCGTACAAGGCGTAGTAATGctctggtgcatgtggaATAGCTCTCTTGTGCCCTTTATACAATGGTGCCCCACGGGCAATAAGTTCCATGGCATGCTGGGGTGGTAattcctcatcatcaggtAATCCTGGTGGCGGCCATTCTGTCAATaccggcggcggcggcgtttCAACTCTGTCCTCTTGAACGCCGTTCTTGTGTCGTCCCCCATTTGGACTACCATATTCGTCAACACCTTCTGATTCGGGTTTTGAACGTCGCGGGCGTCTCCGCGAAGGTCGTGGTTCTTCCACCACAGGAGCCGGCGCAGGTTTACTCGTCCGACTGGCCTTGTGCGGAGGGACATTGCTATTCCCATTCATTTTCCGCGGCGCATGGTCTCCCCCGTTTCGCTGGACGTCGCCAATATCAACCCTTCGAGGAGCGTCACCTCCGTTTCGCGGACTGTTCTCAAAGTTGACCCGCCTAGGTGCCTCATCACCGTTGACTCGTCTCTGCGCATCACCATGAGGCTTGCGCGGCGCTTCAAAGCCGTTACCATTCGGTCTCTTCGGCGCCTTCCTAACCTTGCCGGGCGCTTCATTAGGAGGTGCCTGTCGCGATGTCGCCTTATCCTGTTTCACCTTATCCTCATCTGAAGAGGAGCTTCCTCGGTCCCTAAAGGCCTTGAGACCCTTTGACGCAAGACTCTTTGTGCGCAGAATACCGCCAAAGaagcccttcttcttcttcgtcgttcctttttcatcatccatcttGGCATCGAAATAAGACAGAAGTCGCTTGCAAGAGAGTGCAGTACGCCGCGCTCAACTCTCCCCGGTGAAGTCCTGTGAGTTCCGAGCTTTCGTTACGGCGCCGCGCGCCACATTTGCCGTTTCAGTAATCGCAGTTCCTCGCCAACTTGGTCCGTCGTAGAAGAATAGTACAAAAGTCGATAGAAATCCAAGAATAAGCAACCATAGATGCGTGCTCGATACCAATTGCTCGCTCCAAGAGTATTGGTGTCTCGTGCTGGGGTTGCAAAGCAGTGCCACCTAAGCTCTCACGAAAATACCCATGTCATGCTCGCATGAAATGCAAATAAATGTCAGCGCTTCATTCGCTCGTGTAACAAGAACAAAATTGACCGAATGAACAATTATAAAAATGGGCAAAGGGCGTCAAAATAGCCGCCTATCCCATtatgcttcttcttggaacAATGGCGGAATGCATGCCAGTGTCGCAAGATAATGAATGGAGAGGGTATGAATAAAAGTGCATGTCATCCGGGAAGGGGcacgaaaaaaaaaaaaaaaagattGTCAACCCGAACACGGCAAATGTTTGCAACAGCCTCCTCTTCATGCAGGGATGGCTTACAACTGCATGTGTCGTTTGAGAATTCGGGCGGCCTGTGAGGAGGCTGGTTCAGATCTGTCTGCACTTGGGAATTTGGACTTGGGACTTGCATGTGTGAGTTTCCAGTCTCtacaccaaaccaaacacaaGCTGGAGGCTGGTTGGTGGGCGAGCTCTCGTTGTGGCCAATCGCTTCCCTAGCCTCTCATGCACATGATGGGCGGCTTTGGGTAAATCAACGACCACGTCAACATGCTTTCAACGCCACGCGGATGGCCGCACCAACAAACGGCCAACCAACAAAATCCaatcttgctgctcttggacCCTGTCGTCACTGGACTCTGCTGTTGTGttcccttcttcatcatgcCATGGCTCGAGGCGCTTAAGCTTACTTCATTGTcctaagtacctaggtactatTCGCCGTCCTAGCTGGCTTATCTAACATGTACAAGTGCTACGTCCGAAAAGTAAAACAAAAAATCAATCCACGTTTCCAGCAAATTTCTCTCGGAACAAACTTCAAATAGATACATCTGTCCAATGCCTTCATCATACACAGCCCGTCCAGCTCAAAAATCCCAAATGCACATGCACTGCTCCAACTCCCATGATGCACGTTTCTGTTCTCCTTGCGCTCAGTGCCACCGCCGGTCCACCGCCAACCTGATGCTTCACTGCAAAATGAGTAACCTCTCGGTCCCTAATCACCTCAGCTCATCTGAGATGACGTCTGTGCTGGTATCATTGCCGCCGCCCAGCTTCGAAAACGCCTTCTGGTACTACACAACAATATGTCAGCCTCTCACCTGCACCACCGCACTGTATCAAGCCAAGCTTAGGCCTGTACTCACCTGCAATATAAAATTCACAATGAGCGCCACCATCAAGGCAACACTGATTATCAACGGCCCAAGCATGTTGTCAAAGTCCTTTCCACTTCTCTCCAAAATCATGCCCCTCCGCACCTGATGCATATAGTAGCCCCAGAGGCCCGCGAATGCCGCAATAAGCACGTAGACAGCTCCCATTGCCTCCGCAAGAAAGTTTTTACCAGCGGCAGTATACAGTGCCAAGGCCAAACTGCCCTGGAGAATGGCAATATGCTGCCACTTCAAGAACGTACGCTCATTTGCCAGCCACACCTTGGGCTCAACCTTCAGCTCGCCCATGTTCTTGATCCATTGCTTCGGCTCAACGACACCCTCAGGAAGCTGCGCCTTCTGAGCACGCTTCGCTTTGGCGTACTTGGATAAGGAGAGACCAGGCAGAACAGAGGACAACGTGCCATAGCCTCTTCGATTCTCTGTTTGCTCCTCCCGCTGCTGAGAATTGCTGGactcgccctcttcttcgccattggCAACACCACTCGTCCTGCGAAGTGAAGTAgacatggcagccttggagTCCGCAGCCATTCTGTCAGCCAAGTATGACTTGCCAACTGGTGAACTCTGCGCAGCCCGGTACGAGGTAGGCACTGTGCCAATCAAGCTGCCAACAGCCAATGCGTCATCGGCTCTCTGCGCTCGTctctgctcctcttcctcaaacGCCTTTTGAGGATCCTTGCGAATGTCCGTCTCGAGATCACTTAGCCAGAATGGGAGATTGTTCACATGATCCTCAAACAAAGAGGCCACGCCGTGGACAAACTTGGAGAATCTCGGCGCTGGATGCACGAGATGTGAGCCCATAAGGTCCTCGATCCATGAGGGTCGCTTCCGATTTCCATCCTCTTTGAGCTTGATCTCAAGCACGGCAAAAGGAAATTTGGAAACCTCGCTCTGGTTGATATTTCGGAATGGGTACGTCATGCTGCTGTTGTCGATA
This window contains:
- a CDS encoding VTC domain-containing protein (similar to Marssonina brunnea f. sp. 'multigermtubi' MB_m1 XP_007292262.1) — its product is MDDEKGTTKKKKGFFGGILRTKSLASKGLKAFRDRGSSSSDEDKVKQDKATSRQAPPNEAPGKVRKAPKRPNGNGFEAPRKPHGDAQRRVNGDEAPRRVNFENSPRNGGDAPRRVDIGDVQRNGGDHAPRKMNGNSNVPPHKASRTSKPAPAPVVEEPRPSRRRPRRSKPESEGVDEYGSPNGGRHKNGVQEDRVETPPPPVLTEWPPPGLPDDEELPPQHAMELIARGAPLYKGHKRAIPHAPEHYYALYATTSSSRPDDSDAISLHDSMSSLMTLRLQGPGRPSAPWESLEQPSCAFLYGQRPGTITLNQWVSMSSSLPPSIALRDSGVLPRSMDLSRILERLKELQAGLEDDDENLLYRILYKRMLRDPERILNPHKTLDKQITDLLLVLSRPDWIDFTEPKNQVVTRFIFNPEDINPDVYRKFFHQLLLSLELDLRIHSRSHGEWARERLLGQIPPTIRWNLALARRWREHVRVDGFGGTPEQTNLRYKLKKRQVKVLKRFAQAMKWPNLNATMENLRVHDEEFRLDAISSDAFAFFSGLVLPGPTFPFLIMNTLIDLDPDSATDDLALLSHLHPQSGFQYRNSHTYWSASCIVGKVLAPTCRSVAGWIGPARPTSDLGRSQIARIRTRRPKQMDRRMSPSDVEDMKDRSDPLGPTAQSYPIDEYTLVVPDEESLEVDTVRIELAGFKPVVTMADEATSNPGPRLFDATVQFAIDGMSWPLRLMYDVSFVMAWPCSQPPHPLFFDYVYRVVTADEVVRVRDWGGLYYKNLRKGSTSARSSPAPPLLNMGYDEDFDFIDDDGDDEKVLVVEAYGVADNEVLARAWCSHWGLSAVVADIRKTCMACAIREAYAATITVVILVDSRCDGELEP